The sequence CAACGGGAGATTCCGGTCTCGCGGTGCTCGGCGGCGCAGGGGCTCTCCGGCCCGGAGGGACCCCGAAAGCAATGGGAGAGAAGCCCCCGGGGAGGGACCCTTGCCCGAGCCGGGCTTCGGAAGAACCTTGTTATAGGAGTTTCACCCGGACCCGGCGGGTTCCCCCCCGTCCGCGGGCCCGCATCTGTGACCTCCCGTGGGTCTCTCCCTTCAACAAGGAGTTCGACCATGGCCGCTCTCTTCGAAGTCCACCGGGCAGTGAACCTCAAGGACCGCTATCTCTTCGGGCTGGTCGGCGTCATCGAGGAGGGAATGGTCCACACGGGGATGGACGCCTCCCTGGCGGACGACGAGGACGGAGAGAAATTCGAAGGGAAAGTGCATGGCGTGGAGTTCACGGGCCTGGACGGAATGCCCGAGCCGACGCTGACTTTCCACTACCGCGATCCGGAGAAGATCCGGCGGTGGGAATCCATTCGGTGGGAGGGGAAAAGGGTTCGGCTCGAGTGGGCGCTCCACTGACGGAGGCGCCCGCCGCCTGAGGCGGCGTCCCGCATCCGTCGGCATCCTCCACCGCATTCGAAGGCAGGTCGCCGAGGAAGCTCGGAGGCCGGCCACACCGGGCCGCTTGGGCCGGCCCTTTCCGGAGGCACGATGCCGTCTGCGAAGGACTATCCGACCGACCAAATCCGCAACATTGCCATCCTGGGGCACGCAAGCTCGGGAAAAACCACGCTCGTGGACGCCCTATGCTTCGCGACGGGGACGTCGCAGCGGAAGGGGAACGTGGACGAGGGCCACGCCCTCACCATGACGACCCCCGAAGAGATCTCCCACCGCGTGTCCATGCAGCTCACCCCGGCCTTCGCCGAGTGGACGGACACGAAGCTCAACCTCCTGGACACCCCGGGATACCTCGACTTCACCGCGGACGCCTTGGCGGCCGTTCGGGTTGCGGACGCGGCGGTGATCGTGCTGAGCGCGACCTCCGGAGTCGAGGTTGGAACGGAGAAAGTCTGGGAATATTGCGAGGAACGCGGGATCCCCCGGATCCTTTTCATTTCGATGATGGATAAGGAGCATGCGGACTTCCACGGCGTTTACCAGGATGCGAAGGAGCGGCTCACGCCGAAGGCGCTCCCCGTGGAGATTCCCATCGGCTCCGGCGACGGGTTCCAGGGGCTCATCAACCTTTTTCGGGAGCGCGCCCACTTCTACGGTGCCCCGGATGGAAAGGGCGAGTTCGAGGTCGGTGAGATCCCGTCGGAGCTCCAGGGCTCTTTCGATCGGTGGCGAACCGAGCTCCAGGAAACCCTCGCCACGCAGGACGAGAGTCTCCTGGAGCAGTATCTCGAGGGGGGCGGAATCTCGAGGGAGGACGCCATCGCCGCGATGGCCCGCGGGATGGCGCGCGGGGACGTGGTGCCGGTCCTCCTCGGGTCGGCCCGGAAAGGGTACGGGGTTCGGGCCCTGCTCCGGCGGATGGTGCAGCTCCTCCCCAGCCCGGCGGCGGCCCCTCCCCAACCGGCTTCCCAGAACAACGGGAAGGGGGAGGTTCAGCTCTCTGCCGCGGACGGCGACCCATTTTCGGCCCTCGTCTTCAAGACGACGGCGGAGCCGCACGTGGGAAATCTCTCGCTTTTCCGCGTCTACGGAGGACGGGTGGAATCCGGCGCCCAGGTCGTGAATGTGGGACGGGCGAGTCCGGAAAAGCTCAACCATCTCTCCGTCCCCTTCGGCAAGGAGCGGCCGGAAGTGCAGAGGCTCCACGCGGGGGACATCGGGGTCGTCGCAAAGCTACGGGACACCCACACGAACGACACTCTCGCCGCGCCCTCGCGACCCGTCCTGATTCCGGGAATCGCTTTCCCCCGCCCGGACATCACGCTGGCGGTGCGTGGCGTGAGCCGAAAGGATGACGACCGCCTCGGGGAGGTCCTGAGCCATCTCCGCGAGGAGGATCCGGCCTTCCAGTTCGAGTACAACTCGGAGCTCCACCAGACGATCGTACGCGGGCTCGGAGAGCTCCACCTGGACATCCAGATCGAGCGGATGGCCCGGAAGTACGGGGTCAAGGTGGAGACGGAGCGGCCCCGGATCGCCTACCGCGAAACGATCACTCTGCCGGCCGAGGCACAGGGGCGTCACAAGAAACAGTCCGGCGGACGGGGACAATTCGGCGACTGTTGGATCCGGCTCGAGCCCCTTCCCCCCGGTTCCGGGTTCGAGTTCGTGAACGGGATCAAGGGTGGGGTGATCCCCGGGAAGTTCATCCCGTCGGTGGAACGCGGAATCGTCGAGGCGGCCGGAAAGGGAATCGTCGCCGGTTATCCCCTCGTGGACGTCCGGGCGGAGTGTTTCGACGGGACCTACCACACCGTGGACTCCTCGGACATCGCATTCCAGATCGCGGGGTCACTCGCTTTCCAGAAGGCCGCGCAGCAGGCCGGGCCGATCCTCCTCGAGCCGATCATGGCGGTCGCCGTGACGACGCCAGAGACCTTCATGGGCGACATCCTCGCCGACATCACACAGCGTAGGGGGAAGGTGCTCGGGATGGATGGAGGTGGTGGGCGCACCGTCGTTCGGGCTCGGGTCCCCCAGGCGGAGCTCTACAAGTACGCCGCCGCGCTCCGCGCGATGACCCAGGGGCGCGCGCACCACGTGCGCGAACTCGTGGCGTACGAACCCGTGCCGGATCTGGTCGCGAAGCGAATCGTAGGAGAAGTTCAGGGCAAGGCCTCCTGAGACACCGGAGCGGTCGGATCGCGGTCCGTTGACAAGGGTGGGCCGCCTCCCGTCTCTTCCTTCCACTTCTGCGCGCACGTGGCGACCGGGCGTCCGCCCCGCCGCCCCCCCGGGGCACCTTCAGCGACCTGCGAACGAGGCCTTCCATGAAGCGACGACTCCTGCATCTCACTCTCCCCTTCGCCATGGGGCTCACGGCCTTTCCCGCCGATGCGCAGTGGGGCCGGAACGTGGACGACGAGGCACTCGCCAATCCGAATCGGACCGAGTGGCTCACGAACGGTCGCGACTTCGCGGAGCAGCGCTTCAGCCCCCTCGATCAGATCAACGCCGGAAATGTGAGCCGCCTGGGGCTGGCCTGGTCTTACGAGATCGGGAGCCCACAGGGACAGCTCGAGGCAACCCCCCTCGTCTCCGATGGCATCATGTACGCGACCGGGACCTGGAGCGTCGTCTTCGCCCTCGACGCCCGGACCGGCGAGGAGATCTGGCGATGGGATCCGGGGATCATCCAGGGAGGACTCGCAAACGGCGGGCCGAGCATCTGTTGCGGTCCGGCCAACCGGGGCGTGGCCCTCTACGAAGGAAAAATCTATGCCGGGCTCCTGGACGGGCGGCTCGTGGCGCTGGACGCGGAGACCGGCCGACTTGTCTGGGCCCGGCAGACCGTGCCTCCGGGAGACGAATACAGCATCACGGGAGCGCCGCGCATCGTCCGCGGGAAGGTGGTCATCGGAAATGGAGGCGCGGAATACGGCGTCCGCGGATACGTGACCGCATACGACGCCGAGACCGGGGAAGAGGTGTGGCGTTTCTACACGGTTCCGGGCGACCCCTCCCTTGGCTTCGAGTCCTTCGCCCTCGAGATGGCAGCGAGCACCTGGGCCGGGAACTGGTGGGAGCTCGGCGGCGGGGGAACCGTCTGGGACGCCATCGCCTACGATCCGGAAGCGAATCTCGTCTACATCGGTGTAGGGAACGGCTCCCCCTGGAGCCGCGAGCACCGGAGCGCCGGACAGGGCGACAATCTCTTCCTCGCCTCGATCGTCGCCCTGAACGGGGACACGGGCGAAATGGCGTGGTATTACCAGACGGCCCCGGGGGACGACTGGGACTATACGGCGACTCAACACATCATGCTCGCGGACCTGGTGATCAACGGGGAGGAGCGGCGGGTCCTGATGCAGGCCCCCAAGAATGGCTTCTTCTACGTCCTCGACCGGATCACCGGAGAGTTCATCTCGGCCCAAGCGATCGCCCATGTGACCTGGGCCTCGCATGTGGATCCGACGACGGGGCGGCCGGTCGAAACACCGGAGGCCCGGTACGACGAAGTCGGCGCCTACCTCGCACCGGGTCCGCGCGGAGCCCATAACTGGGAGCCGATGTCCTTCAATCCGGAAGTCGGCCTCGTCTTTATCTCGGGCCAGAACACGCAGTCGTTTTATCGTCGAAACACGGACTTCGTCATCCGGCCCGGACAGTTCAACACCGGAACGGGCGGAGGCGGCGGTCGGGGAGGCGTCACGGCGCCCCCGGCCCCCCAGCCGGCCGGATTCCTGCTCGGCTGGGATCCGGTGGCCCAGGAGGAGCGCTGGAGGATTCCCTACGAGTCGTCACGCAACGGCGGGACGCTCTCGACGGCAGGCGGCCTCCTCTTCAGCGCGAGGAACGATGGGCGCTTTTACGCCCACGACCCAGCGACCGGGCGCATCCTCTGGGAGGCGGAGATCGCCCGCGGGCCCGGAGCGATGATGACCTACGAGCTCGACGGGCGGCAGTATGTGACGATGCTTACGGGCCCGGGCGGCGCGAATGGGCCGTCGGGGCGGGTCCTGACTTTCGCGTTGGACGGCAATGCGTCCATGCCGAACGACTGACAGGACGGAGAACGTAGGTGAGACGCG comes from Gemmatimonadota bacterium and encodes:
- the fusA gene encoding elongation factor G yields the protein MPSAKDYPTDQIRNIAILGHASSGKTTLVDALCFATGTSQRKGNVDEGHALTMTTPEEISHRVSMQLTPAFAEWTDTKLNLLDTPGYLDFTADALAAVRVADAAVIVLSATSGVEVGTEKVWEYCEERGIPRILFISMMDKEHADFHGVYQDAKERLTPKALPVEIPIGSGDGFQGLINLFRERAHFYGAPDGKGEFEVGEIPSELQGSFDRWRTELQETLATQDESLLEQYLEGGGISREDAIAAMARGMARGDVVPVLLGSARKGYGVRALLRRMVQLLPSPAAAPPQPASQNNGKGEVQLSAADGDPFSALVFKTTAEPHVGNLSLFRVYGGRVESGAQVVNVGRASPEKLNHLSVPFGKERPEVQRLHAGDIGVVAKLRDTHTNDTLAAPSRPVLIPGIAFPRPDITLAVRGVSRKDDDRLGEVLSHLREEDPAFQFEYNSELHQTIVRGLGELHLDIQIERMARKYGVKVETERPRIAYRETITLPAEAQGRHKKQSGGRGQFGDCWIRLEPLPPGSGFEFVNGIKGGVIPGKFIPSVERGIVEAAGKGIVAGYPLVDVRAECFDGTYHTVDSSDIAFQIAGSLAFQKAAQQAGPILLEPIMAVAVTTPETFMGDILADITQRRGKVLGMDGGGGRTVVRARVPQAELYKYAAALRAMTQGRAHHVRELVAYEPVPDLVAKRIVGEVQGKAS
- a CDS encoding PQQ-dependent dehydrogenase, methanol/ethanol family — encoded protein: MKRRLLHLTLPFAMGLTAFPADAQWGRNVDDEALANPNRTEWLTNGRDFAEQRFSPLDQINAGNVSRLGLAWSYEIGSPQGQLEATPLVSDGIMYATGTWSVVFALDARTGEEIWRWDPGIIQGGLANGGPSICCGPANRGVALYEGKIYAGLLDGRLVALDAETGRLVWARQTVPPGDEYSITGAPRIVRGKVVIGNGGAEYGVRGYVTAYDAETGEEVWRFYTVPGDPSLGFESFALEMAASTWAGNWWELGGGGTVWDAIAYDPEANLVYIGVGNGSPWSREHRSAGQGDNLFLASIVALNGDTGEMAWYYQTAPGDDWDYTATQHIMLADLVINGEERRVLMQAPKNGFFYVLDRITGEFISAQAIAHVTWASHVDPTTGRPVETPEARYDEVGAYLAPGPRGAHNWEPMSFNPEVGLVFISGQNTQSFYRRNTDFVIRPGQFNTGTGGGGGRGGVTAPPAPQPAGFLLGWDPVAQEERWRIPYESSRNGGTLSTAGGLLFSARNDGRFYAHDPATGRILWEAEIARGPGAMMTYELDGRQYVTMLTGPGGANGPSGRVLTFALDGNASMPND